One window of Cryptococcus neoformans var. grubii H99 chromosome 11, complete sequence genomic DNA carries:
- a CDS encoding large subunit ribosomal protein L15-A, producing the protein MGAYKYLQELYTKKQSDVLQFVSRVRCWEYRQLAVIHRASRPSRPDKARRLGYKAKQGYLIYRVRVRRGNRKKQAPKGATYGKPVRQGVNHLKSPRGLKATAEERVARRCGNLRVLNSYWVNQDGVYKYYEVILVDPSHKAIRRDARINWIANPVHKHREMRGLTAEGKKNRGLGKGSKHNHQPQKATWKKHNTLSLRRYR; encoded by the exons ATGGGTGCCTACAAGTATCTCCAGGAGCTCTACACCAAGAAGCAGTCCGACGTGCTTCAGTTCGTCTCCCGTGTCCGATGCTGGGAGTACCGACAGCTCGCCGTCATCCACCGAGCTTCCCGACCTTCTCGTCCCGACAAGGCTAGGCGACTCGGATACAAGGCCAAGCAGGGCTACCTCATTTACCGTGTTAGAGTCAGGAGGGGTaacaggaagaagcaggcTCCCAAGGGTGCTACCTACGGTAAGCCTGTGAGGCAGGGTGTCAACCACCTCAAGTCTCCTAGGGGTTTGAAAGCTACCGCCGAGGAGAGGGTTGCCAGGAGGTGCGGTAACTTGCGAGT TCTCAACTCTTATTGGGTCAACCAGGACGGTGTCTACAAATACTACGAGGTCATCCTTGTCGA CCCCTCTCACAAGGCCATCCGACGAGATGCTCGTATCAACTGGATCGCCAACCCTGTCCACAAGCACCGAGAGATGCGTGGCCTCACCGCcgagggcaagaagaaccGTGGTTTGGGCAAGGGCTCCAAGCACAACCACCAGCCCCAGAAGGCCACCTGGAAGAAGCACAACAC CCTTTCTCTCCGACGATACCGTTAA
- a CDS encoding maltose O-acetyltransferase, translating to MSSIDVLFSKVKPPTPVEGEDTTQFELMVAGKPYLAMDKYLCRIRDEQAEKLCQINQTRSMEERMKLYADLVNLRGGEEGNVIINIPFTCEYGSTITFGRDIYVGHNCQFFDVCPITIGDRTMIGPNCQLYTPAHPLSPEERNGLTGPEWAKPITIGKDCWLGGGVIIVPGVTIGDGVTVGAGSVVTKDVPNRCVVAGNPARIVKRIKEDGTVVAP from the exons ATGTCCTCAATTGacgtcctcttctccaaagtTAAACCTCCTACCCCAGTCGAGGGCGAAGACACCACCCAATTCGAGCTCATGGTGGCCGGCAAGCCTTACCTCGCAATGGACAAATACCTCTGCCGAATCCGGGACGAACAGGCAGAGAAGCTTTGTCAGATCAATCAGACCAGATcaatggaggagagaatgaAGTTGTACGCAGATCTTGTCAATCTGAGgggcggagaagagggaaatgTTATAATCAATATTCCTTTTACTTGCGAATAT GGCTCCACAATCACTTTCGGTCGAGATATCTATGTCGGCCATAACTGCCAGTTCTTTGACGTCTGCCCTA TAACTATCGGTGACCGCACCATGATCGGCCCTAACTGTCAATTGTACACACCCGCACACCCTTTATCCCCAGAAGAACGGAATGGCCTTACCGGACCTGAATGGGCTAAACCTATCACCATCGGCAAAGATTGTTGGTTAGGTGGAGGTGTCATCATTGTGCCTGGTGTAACCATCGGGGACGGGGTCACTGTAGGCGCTGGCTCTGTTGTGACGAAGGATGTACCCAATAGATGTGTGGTGGCAGGAAACCCTGCAAGAATAGTGAAAAGAATCAAAGAGGACGGAACTGTCGTGGCGCCATAG
- a CDS encoding myo-inositol 2-dehydrogenase codes for MSAALSNKLKYAVLGVGRMGQRHALNVAFRAPRAELVAVADLKPSTPQWMKDNLPPSTKYFESYEDCLANSGADAVLIASATSWHASMAIDAMHAGKHVLLEKPISIDLETSRRVVNEAEKFPDLKVMVGFSRRFDESYREARKMIETGQLGKAHLIKSATNDQYDPSGFFVSYAAASGGIYIDCGIHDIDCARWLLDASLGIPNHKKQVRRVFAAGHNVRHPELVKDNDVDNAVGFVEFENGKMLVLHLSRTAMHGHDCFAEVFGTDGKVIINGNPQLNRVEIRDAHGVRSESTPTYYERFKDAFVTEVNEFTSAVLDNKPLPVNVVDALEASKIATALTHSFKTNAPVFFDEEGEPILA; via the exons ATGTCTGCCGCTCTTTCCAACAAGCTCAAATACGCTGTCCTCGGTGTTGGCCGTATGGGTCAGCGTCATGCTCTCAACGTTGCCTTCAGAGCTCCCCGTGCAGAGCTCGTAGCAGTAGCCGACCTCAAGCCTTCTACTCCTCAATGGATGAAGGACAACTTGCCTCCCAGCACCAAGTACTTCGAGAGCTACGAAGACTGTCTCGCGAACAGTGGGGCAGATGCTGTTTTAATTGCGAGTGCGACTAGCTGGCACGCTTCCATGGCCATTGATGCTATGCATGCAGGCAAG CATGTCTTATTGGAGAAGCCAATTTCCATCGATCTCGAAACCTCCAGGCGTGTCGTCAATGAGGCTGAAAAATTCCCAGACTTGAAGGTCATGGTTGGTTTCAGTCGCCGGT TTGACGAGTCTTACCGAgaggcgaggaagatgattgaaACCGGGCAACTAGGCAAGGCACACTTGATCAAGTCTGCTACCAACGATCAGTACGACCCATCCGGATTCTTCGTCTCCTACGCAGCTGCTTCAGGTGGTATTTACATTGACTGTGGTATCCACGACATCGATTGCGCCCGATGGCTCCTTGACGCCTCTCTCGGTATTCCCAACCATAAAAAACAAGTCCGCCGCGTGTTTGCTGCAGGCCACAACGTCCGACACCCCGAGCTTGTCAAGGACAACGATGTCGACAACGCGGTAGGGTTTGTGGAGTTTGAGAACGGTAAGATGCTGGTGTTACACCTGAGCAGGACTGCTATGCATGGTCACGATTGCTTTGCTGAGGTTTTCGGAACGGATGGAAAGGTGATCATTAACGGA AATCCTCAGCTTAACCGAGTGGAGATTCGCGATGCGCACGGTGTCCGTAGCGAGTCGAC CCCTACCTATTACGAGCGCTTCAAGGATGCTTTCGTGACAGAGGTCAACGAGTTTACATCCGCCGTCCTCGATAACAAAC CCCTCCCCGTTAACGTCGTCGATGCTCTCGAGGCAAGCAAGATTGCGACTGCTTTGACACACTCCTTCAAAACCAATGCTCCGGTCTTctttgatgaggagggcgagCCGATCCTGGCATAA
- a CDS encoding protein phosphatase 5: protein MTDGYHENIKSSLSDIITGVESPVTSFAAPSTTPEDDFTPFPSPVLSATSLAGLSLGSDGELEPEVDDNKVITEEETAEALELKALANKAFKVKNFSRSIDFYTQAIALNPKEPTFWNNRAMSKAKMEEHGGAISDATKAVELNPSYAKAFYRRGLSQLAILRPTDAVSDFKKALAIEPGNKTIRDQLAITTKLIRRIEFEKAISVGETETASQRCLSLIESGACNLDTSSKPADMPLPIIPNDHNARYTPTKEFVEGMIESFKKGGKVPKRVAWEIILGCKAIVEKEKTLVDVVIPDGVTCDIIGDTHGQFFDVCNLLSMTTPPNEKHYMIFNGDLVDRGSWSVEVALTVFAYKWLYPGYVYINRGNHETNDMNKVYGFEGECKAKLGEMTFKLFADVFTKLPLATLVTASLPPSSPKSEGSKPAILSEGKRRFFICHGGPPVSKDGVTLDEVVKIERFGRQPGQEGIMCEMLWTDPQAQVGRGPSKRGVGLGFGPDVTRRWCELNNITAVIRSHEVRADGYAIEHDGLCITVFSCPNYCDSTGNKAAYIRMQANGTLSYHQFDAVPHPDVKPMAYSSGFSAMGF from the exons ATGACCGATGGCTACCACGAAAATATCAAAAGCAGCCTTTCTGACATCATTACCGGTGTCGAGTCGCCTGTCACATCTTTTGCTGCCCCATCAACCACTCCTGAAGATGACTTTACACCGTTTCCTTCGCCTGTTTTGAGTGCTACTTCGCTCGCTGGTCTCTCGT TGGGATCTGATGGAGAGCTCGAACCGGAGGTGGACGACAACAAGGTCATTacggaagaggaaacgGCCGAAGCTCTCGAGTTGAAAGCTCTGGCCAACAAGGCTTTTAAAG TCAAGAATTTCTCTAGATCAATTGATTTCTATACCCAGGCTATCGCGTTAAACCCCAAAGAACCAACATTTTGGAACAATAGAGCTATGAGTAAGGccaagatggaagagcaTGGTGGCGCTATCTCTGACGCTA CTAAGGCTGTGGAACTCAACCCTTCATATGCTAAGGCCTTCTACCGCCGTGGTCTTTCTCAACTGGCTATTCTTCGACCCACCGATGCTGTCTCCGATTTCAAGAAGGCTTTGGCCATTGAGCCTGGGAACAAGACAATAAGAGACCAATTAGCGATTACCACCAAGTTGATCAGAAGAATAGAGTTCGAGAAA GCTATCTCAGTTGGAGAGACGGAAACTGCTTCCCAAAGATGCCTTTCCCTCATAGAATCCGGAGCTTGCAACCTTGACACATCTTCCAAACCTGCCGACATgcctcttcccatcatcCCTAACGACCATAACGCGCGATATACCCCGACAAAGGAATTTGTCGAGGGGATGATTGAGAGTTTCAAAAAGGGTGGCAAGGTACCGAAGAGGGTTGCTTGGGAAATTATCTTGGGATGTAAGGCCAttgtggagaaggagaagacttTAGTGGATGTTGTCATTCCCGATGGAGTTACCTGCGATATCATTGGTGACA CCCATGGACAATTCTTCGATGTCTGTAATCTTCTCTCAATGACCACTCCTCCTAATGAAAAGCACTACATGATCTTCAACGGTGATCTCGTCGACCGTGGATCATGGTCTGTTGAAGTCGCTCTCACAGTATTCGCCTACAAATGGTTATACCCGGGGTATGTCTATATCAACCGAGGCAATCATGAGACAAACG ATATGAACAAGGTGTACGGTTTCGAAGGTGAATGCAAGGCCAAGCTTGGCGAGATGACATTCAAGCTCTTTGCTGACGTCTTCACAAAAT TACCCCTTGCTACCCTCGTTACCGCTAGCCTTCCCCCATCTTCCCCCAAGTCAGAAGGCTCCAAGCCTGCCATTCTCTcagaggggaagagacggTTCTTCATCTGCCACGGCGGTCCCCCCGTTAGCAAAGACGGTGTTACTTTAGATGAGGTTGTGAAGATTGAGAGATTCGGAAGACAACCAGGACAGGAGGGTATTATGTGTGAG ATGCTTTGGACAGATCCACAAGCACAGGTCGGCCGAGGACCTTCGAAACGTGGTGTCGGTCTTGGTTTCGGGCCCGACGTTACCCGCCGTTGGTGTGAGCTCAACAACATTACCGCTGTCATTCGATCACACGAAGTTCGAGCAGACGGTTATGCCATTGAGCATGATGGTTTATGCATCACTGTGTTCAGTTGTCCCAATTATTGTGATTCAACTGGTAACAAG GCTGCTTACATCCGAATGCAAGCGAATGGAACACTATCGTACCACCAATTCGACGCTGTGCCTCACCCCGACGTCAAGCCTATGGCGTACAGCTCTGGCTTCAGCGCGATGGGCTTCTAA
- a CDS encoding integral membrane protein produces the protein MGISKRAMSGERTPLLKQHAAEGSEHLSPARKRLIVATALLTGFLSTLDLTIVATCIATISSELKSSDQEAWIGTAYLWSNVTFTPLYGRLSDLLGRRAAYLQAIILFTVGTFFCGCATTFPMLVIARFVAGMGGGGMGTVSSVLMADIFSPAERGFYQGLSFAVFGAGTGLGGPIGGMLTQAFGWRAAFYAQVPIAAISVICALISVPSFKHEAFDLKHLKQVDFGGSFSLLVSVGALLQLLSRTGGSGSIAHDPFSIAMAVIFPVFFLIFVFVELKVASKPVLPLSLLTRRTPLCVGIIAGVIAIVNFNMIYHLPMVFEIVFQQPISIAGAHLLPNSVAMTICAPIMGYIVKRTGQYKWLTVLNCVGPVVAMALLVNLKVGSSWANQWLSVLPMGAGFSGLLTLTLTAMLNSVEKHEIATSTGFVFVWRSLGQVFGVGLSSAVFQGTLSEQLNSRFDSPEIINKLRHASQAIKTLPEEWQKVAARQAYGISLKYTFVFGLLGALGVLITSFFITNDTIHHPSAPVQVAPIPDEEFDEET, from the exons ATGGGCATATCTAAAAGAGCAATGTCAGGTGAAAGAACGCCTCTGCTTAAACAGCATGCCGCTGAGGGCTCCGAGCATCTGAGCCCTGCCCGCAAACGGCTCATCGTCGCAACCGCTCTATTAACTGGTTTTCTCTCAACATTAGATCTTACGA TTGTTGCGACTTGCATCGCTACAATCTCTTCAGAGCTTAAGTCATCAGATCAAGAAGCGTGGATCG GAACCGCCTACCTGTGGAGCAACGTCACATTTACCCCCCTCTATGGTCGTCTGAGTGACCTCTTGGGCCGTCGAGCGGCTTATTTACAggccatcatcctcttcaccgTCGgcaccttcttctgcgGATGTGCAACAACTTTTCCTATGTTAGTCATTGCCCGTTTCGTGGCCGGcatgggtggtggtggaatgGGAACCGTGTCCAGCGTCTTGATGGCAGACATCTTCTCACCTGCTGAGAGAGGCTTCTATCAAGGATTGTCCTTTGCTGTCTTCGGTGCGGGTACTGGATTGGGAGGACCTATTGGTGGGATGTTGACCCAGGCATTTGGATGGCGAGCTGCTTTTTATG CCCAAGTGCCCATTGCGGCTATATCAGTTATCTGCGCCTTAATTTCTGTACCTTCTTTCAAGCATGAAGCTTTTGACTTGAAGCACCTCAAGCAGGTTGATTTTGGTGGTTCCTTCTCGCTCCTTGTCTCT GTCggtgctcttcttcaactcttATCACGTACCGGAGGTTCAGGATCTATCGCCCATGATCCTTTCAGTATCGCCATGGCGGTCATCTTTCCCgtgttcttcctcatctttgTCTTTGTCGAGCTCAAGGTGGCCAGCAAACCTGTActgcctctctctctcttaACCCGCAGGACTCCTCTATGTGTTGGTATAATTGCTGGTGTTATCGCCATCGTCAATTTCAACATGATCTACCATCTCCC TATGGTCTTTGAGATCGTCTTCCAACAACCAATATCCATCGCTGGCGCGCATCTTTTACCCAACTCAGTCGCCATGACCATTTGTGCCCCTATCATGGGCTATATCGTCAAGCGAACTGGTCAATACAAGTGGTTGACTGTCTTGAATTGTGTTGGACCAGTAGTTGCCATGGCTTTATTGGTGAATCTGAAAGTAGGGTCTTCTTGGGCCAACCAGTGGCTCAGCGTCTTGCCAATGGGTGCCGGATTTAGTGGTTTGTTGACTCTAACTTTGA CTGCAATGCTCAACTCTGTAGAGA AACACGAAATTGCTACTTCAACGGGCTTCGTCTTTGTCTGGCGTTCTCTCGGCCAAGTCTTCGGTGTCGGCCTCTCCAGCGCTGTCTTTCAAGGGACGCTTTCCGAACAGCTTAACAGCAGGTTCGACTCGCCCGAG ATTATCAATAAACTCCGCCACGCCTCTCAGGCCATCAAGACGCTCCCAGAAGAATGGCAGAAAGTCGCCGCTCGTCAGGCGTACGGTATCTCGCTTAAATATACATTTGTTTTTGGTCTCTTGGGTGCTTTAGGGGTGCTCATTACATCTTTTTTC ATAACTAATGACACtatccatcatccatcagcGCCTGTGCAAGTTGCTCCTATCCCtgatgaagagtttgatgaagaaacaTAA
- a CDS encoding arylsulfatase — MLGPKALLLAGAGSLLLSVDALDINKKPNIIVILTDDQDVSTLAKREYLPRIHEHLVDEGVLYDNFFAPVSVCCPSRVSLLRAQYAHNHNVTFVSAPWGGWDVFNRLGYVGHTLPDFVQAAGYNTYYTGKLMNDHTDANCESLPVSGFNSSDILVDPYTYDYWTPGFSRDNGPVEVHAGEYSTDLVHEKAVNYLEDALQEDQPFYLTVAPVACHSWLDHKHQVDLHKFVADIPASHPRHARLFPVEQIERTENWNPDEPSGVSWVKELPKLNSTQEAYLDEFFRGRLRALQAVDEIVEDIVDRLEKAGELDNTYIFYTADNGYALGSHRRQPGKTLGFEEDIHVPLIARGPGIKKGFRDSLSSYGMVDLSRTILDIAGAYPDYTDDGRKINLHQHGQENLEHQIARHAISEYWVMGVDEGVFGGQPRMNNTYRTLRIHDKHHGKSHSLSYSVWCTGERELYDLDKDPKQINNLLAPLNQLGAFAPFNSTISNSEPVLSHHLQNLLNRLDALLLVLKRCTGEACHNPYRELFPSSQATGGEIFKFSQILESRFNAFFKDLPKVQFDKCALGFQEELEKPDWKKEWAYGSDARDNFIGGGIVFQDF; from the exons ATGCTAGGACCCAAAGCACTCCTCCTTGCGGGGGCAGGctcgctcctcctctctgtGGACGCTCTCGATATCAACAAGAAACCCAACATTATCGTAATCC TTACGGACGACCAAGACGTCAGTACCCTTGCAAAACGTGAATATTTGCCTCGCATCCACGAGCATCTCGTCGACGAAGGTGTCCTCTACGACAACTTTTTTGCGCCCGTATCCGTGTGCTGTCCCAGTCGAGTGTCTTTGCTCCGAGCTCAGTACGCTCACAACCACAATGTCACTTTTGTCAGTGCTCCTTGGGGTGGTTGGGATGTTTTCAACAGGCTTGGCTATGTTGGGCATACCTTGCCTGACTTTGTCCAGGCCGCTGGGTATAACACTTACTACACCGGAAAGCTCAT GAACGACCATACCGACGCTAATTGCGAGTCCTTGCCAGTTTCTGGTTTCAACTCTTCCGACATTCTTGTCG ACCCTTACACTTACGATTATTGGACCCCCGGTTTCTCACGAGACA ACGGTCCTGTCGAGGTCCACGCCGGTGAATACTCTACGGATCTCGTCCACGAGAAGGCAGTCAACTACCTTGAAGATGCTCTCCAGGAAGACCAACCTTTCTATCTTACCGTCGCTCCCGTCGCTTGTCATTCCT GGCTCGACCATAAACACCAGGTTGACCTGCATAAATTTGTTGCCGACATTCCCGCCAGTCACCCTCGACATGCCAGGCTTTTCCCTGTCGAGCAGATTGAAAGAACTGAGAACTGGAACCCTGATGAGCCTTCTGGTGTTTCCTGGGTGAAGGAGCTCCCCAAGCTT AACTCTACTCAGGAGGCTTATCTCGATGAGTTCTTCCGTGGAAGACTTAGGGCGTTGCAAGCTGTTGACGAGATAGTGGAGGACATCGTTGACAGGCTTGAAAAAGCCGGCGAGCTCGATAATACATATATCTTCTACACCG CGGACAACGGTTATGCCCTTGGCTCTCATCGTCGTCAG CCCGGTAAGACCCTGGGTTTCGAAGAAGACATTCATGTCCCCCTTATCGCCCGAGGTCCTGGTATCAAGAAGGGTTTCCGCGACAGTCTCTCATCCTACGGCATGGTCGATCTTTCTCGTACCATCCTCGACATTGCCGGCGCCTACCCGGACTACACTGATGACGGACGAAAGATCAACCTCCATCAACATGGGCAGGAGAACCTTGAGCACCAGATCGCTAGACATGCTATCAGCGAGTACTGGGTTATGGGTGTGGATGAGGGCGTGTTTGGTGGGCAACCTCGAATGAACAACA CTTATCGAACTCTCCGTATCCACGACAAGCACCATGGCAAATCTCACTCTCTCTCGTACTCTGTCTGGTGTACCGGCGAACGAGAACTCTACGACCTCGACAAAGACCCAAAGCAGATCAACAATCTCCTTGCCCCTCTTAACCAGCTCGGCGCTTTCGCTCCTTTCAACTCTACCATTTCCAACAGCGAACCTGTCCTTTctcaccaccttcaaaATCTCCTTAACCGACTTGACGCCCTTTTGCTCGTTCTCAAACGATGTACTGGCGAAGCATGCCACAATCCTTACCGCGAActctttccatcatctcaagCTACCGGCGGAGAAATTTTCAAGTTCTCTCAGATCCTTGAAAGCCGATTCAATGCCTTTTTTAAGGACTTGCCCAAGGTTCAATTTGATAAATGTGCTTTGGGTTTCCAAGAAGAATTGGAGAAGCCtgattggaagaaggagtgggCGTATGGTTCGGATGCACGTGACAATTTTATTGGTGGGGGGATTGTTTTCCAGGATTTTTGA